Within the Desulfovibrio sp. genome, the region GTTGGTCAAAGCAAAAGGCGGTCATCGTGCATGAGGTCACGAAGGGTAATGGATTCAAACACGCCATCGAGCGTAGCTTGCAGGCTTTCCCAGGCCTTGCGCACTTCGCAGGCGTCAAAGCGTGAACAGTTGCCAGGTTTTTCAAGGCAGCCGCTCAACTCAATGCCCCCTTCCATCAGACGGACTATACAACCAAAAGTAAGATCTTCAGGCTTGCGCATAAGGATATGCCCACCCTTGGCGCCGCGAACGCTGCCTGTAATGCCCGCCAGCCGCAGCTGGCGCAAAATTTGTTCAATAAACTGAGAGCTGATGCCAGTTTTGCTTGCGATCAAGCTTGAAGAAACTGGTTTATCAAACCCATTGTTTGCTAAATACAGTAGAATACGAGCTGCATAGCGCGTTTTGGCTGAAAGCTTCATTGCGTATCCCCCATGGAGCAGCGGTAAGAGGGGAAATCAAAAGGAACCTATGGCCTCATCACGCTGAGACAGAAGTTCGACGTCCGAAACATAAGCGCGTGTGGCAAATAGTAACATCAACATAGCTATTATGATACAAGTTTTTTTAGTTTGTCGTGTAGCTTGAGAAATCATTCACAGTTGTTTTCAGCGTCTTGTGCCAAGGGCACGCCTCAAGAAAGGATATGGCAAGTCCGCTTGACGCCCTAAGTGGCTTACGCTAAGAATCATGAGTAAAGCAGTCTAAATTAGATGCATCGGGTATCGCTAACTTTATCGCCTCCCGCTAAATAAGGAATAACTATGCGTATTTCAACGATGTCCTGTCACGCACTGCATTTGCTGTTGTGCCTTTCTGAACAAGATCAGCACATGCCGGCATCCGCTTCTGAACTTGCTGCTTGTACGGGCATTTCTGAAAAGTTTGTGCAGAAAATCATGCGCTTGCTTCAATCCGAGACCATTATCAAGAGCGTACGGGGCATTGCCGGGGGGCACATGCTTGCCCGCAGCCCTGATTCCATAACGCTGGCTGACATAATCAACGCAGTGGAAGGGGGCATTACCTTGCCCGGCGTCAACAGCGAAGCTCCTGTCGGCAAAGCCGCCTTTGACGTTTGGGACAAGGCCGCCATGACTTTGCACAACTCTTTGGATGCGGTGACGCTCAGTTCTGTTCGTAAGAGCGCCGGGTTTTCGCCGCGTCAAGCTGCTCATCGCAAACAGGGCCATTCAGTCACCAGAAGACCAGAATCAGAACCCGGAGGCACCAATGCAAAAGCATATTCTCTTGGTAGACAGCGATGCCGAAAGCCTAAACAGGATGTCGCAAGTCTTACGTCAATCTAACTACCAGGTAAGCGTCGCGTCCAGCTGTGACGAAAGCCTTCATCTGGTCAACAGTTGCAAACCGGACTGCATCATCTTTGATGTTGAGTTGCAGGGTACTTCGGGCACCATTTTGTACAGTCGCCTGCGCAGGAATTCGCAAACGCGCGATATTCCAGCCATTGTCTGCACAAATGTGGGGCCGAGGCCCATCTGCTTCGGAACCGGCGTTCCTGTTTTGAGCAAAAACTGCCCAGGTGATGTGCTGCTGGGTGCTGTTTCTGCCGCCGTAGCCTGTTAACGCGCGGCCCCCGCACTGCTTGAAGATTGGGGCCAGCATCGGCCTTTGTGTGCGGCATGGCTGCTTGGAATTTTTTTGTTGGCCGGGCAATGGGATTGTTGCCCGGCCAACGGGCTTAGGTGTGCCCTTGCAAAGCAGAACGGCGGTCGGCAAAGGACAAAGCGACGCCGTTCTGCTGATTTTGCCTTACTCCAGTTCGTTATGCCGGATGTGCGGCGGCACGATGATCATTTCTGCCAGCAGGGGCTTCAAGAAAGACCATTTGATCTTGTGTTCTTCATACACTTCCATCATATCGCGGATGGCGTCCCAGCAGTTATGGCAGGGGGTGATAACCAGTTCCGCGCCGGTGGCCTTGATCTGGTCCAGCTTGTTTTTGAGCCCCACGTTGCGTTCCTGGCGATATTTGCCAATGCCGTTAAGGCCGCCCCCGCCCCCGCAACAGAAGTTATGGTCGCTCTTGGGGTCCATCTCTCTGAAATCTTCAGCAATATAGCTCAGGATTTCACGTGTGGCGCTGCCAAGGCCATGGTTGCGCACATAGTTGCAAGAGTCTTGCAACGTGCAGGGAACCTTGATTTTCTTCGCGGGATCAATCTTGAGTTTGCCTGTGCGCAGCATTTCTGCCACCCACTCCACATAGTGCATGAAGCGCACCGGCGGATCTCCGCTTTCACGTCCGGCCCAATAGGGGCCTTCAACCACGGTGGCGCGGTGGGCATGGCCGCATTCCGTTCCCACAACAACCTTGGGTTTGAGGCGGTCCACAGCGGCATAGATGCGCTTGACATTTTGCGCGCAGCCTTCCCAGTCGCCTGCGAACATGCTCAACGAGGTGTTTTCCCAGCCTTCGCTGGGTACCGTCCAGTTGGTATCGGTCACGCTGAAGAGAATCGCGGCCAGGGCGATGTCTTCAGGATAGTGCTTTACCTCACGGGCGTTAAGAACGTACATGACGTCGGCATTTTCTTTTTCCACAGGGATTTCAAGATCAGGCCATTCTTCCTGCTGCTCTTCCACCATCCATTCGCAGGTTTCCAGCCAGTCTTCTTCGGTCACGTCCATCTGCGCGCCGTACACGCGGTGCATGCCGGAACCGATCTTCATTTCCCAGGGAATAAAGCCGTGCTTGAACAGTATGCCGCGCAGGTAGCTGAACATGACGCCCGTGTCTATGCCATGGGGGCAATAGACGCTGCAGCGGTTGCAACAGGTGCACTTGCCCCAGGCAGCGTCCATGCACTTGATCATGAATTCGGTGTCAACCTTGCCCTTGCGGCGCAATAGTTCGCCCAGGGTGGCCTGTATCTTGTATGACGGAATCTGTGTGGGATCATTGTTATTGGTTCTGTAGAAAAAGCAGCTGTCCGCACACATGGCGCAATGCGCACAGACACTAAGCCATGTGCGGGTGCGCGATTTACAGGTCTGTTCAAGATCGCGGGCCAGGGCTGCCTGGTCCACTTTCATTTCCTTCATCTGGCTATAATATTGCGCCCCGGCCTTGTCCTTCAGCAGTTCAAGAATGCCTTCTTTGGTGGTGACTGGGGTAGGGGTGCAAAGCAATTCGGACATAATCCGCTCCTTTCAGACGAAAAAATAATGATACAGGTTCCCGCTTACCAGGGAAAAGCGCCGCCGCGGGTGGCTCCGCCCCTTTTGATGGCGAAGTCCATGCCGATCTGGGCACGTGACATGAAGAAGAGAACTATGTGCGAAAGCTTGGTAAAGGGAGCCAGTATAAGGAAAAGCTCACCGCTCAAAACGTGCGCCAGCATCCAGCTTTGATAGGCGGACATGTCCAGCCGCGCCATAAGCCCGGTGGCAAAGGGCAGAAATGTCAGAAGCAGTATGAGCCAGTCCCCGCCGTTGCTGAGTTGGCGCAGTGCAGGCGAAATCATGCGGCGTATGGCCAGCAGAACGATGGCCACAATGCTCATGACGGAAAAAATGTCGGCCAGGGTGCCGGGCAGCGAAGGCAGTGTTATGCCGACATAGCGCTCAAGCAGCACGGTATGGCCAAGCAGAAAGAACGGAACGAGCACGGCACCAAAGTGCAGAAGAAAAAATAAAACAGCGGCTACAGGCTGTGTTCTCCAGCCATCGGTTCCACCAGGGATCAGCCATTTGAAGATTGACGCAAAGATGCCTGCGATGGAGCGGTTGGCATGGTACCGGTAGGCCACGCGTTCAAGGCGCCAGTCCAGGCCGTTTACGTACCAGAAAACGCGGGCCAGCATGCCGACCACAAAGATCACGAGTGAAATGACAAAAAGGGGTCCGGTAATAAAATCAACCATCTGATTTTGCCTCCTACTTTCTTTCTACCTTGTACGTGACAGCCAGTTACTTATTGGCGGCATTCTCAGATGCAATGCGCTCGCTATGACAGGTCCGGCAGTCCACAAGGCGGGGCCCCTTGGCAAGTTTGACGTGACATTCGGTACAGGTAGCGTGCAGATAGTCCATCTGTTTGCTTGGAGCGACGTTTCTGACGTTTCCGAACGATTCGGCTAGGCCTTCGTCCGTCATCTGGTGGCAGGCTGTGCAGTCCTGCCCTTTGTCTGCCAGATAGGCTATGTGTTGATCGTGTGTGAAGAAGACCGGCGGCATTTTTTTGGCACTGAAAGGCGGGTAGGTGAAGGGGATGCGCTCCTCACCGTATGCTTCGCCCGAAGACAGCACCAAGCCGAAGGTCAAAAACAACAGGCAGGGGAGAGTGATCCAGAGTCCGATGTGTTTTTCCTGCATGGTGAATCCTTACTTCCTGGCATAATCCTAATGATGTTGCCCCGGTATAAACCAGGCCGGCGCAAATTATAAGGAAATCCCGAGCCCATGCATCGGGATTTCCCCTGGTTTTGTGCTTATCTACGACTTGGCCCCGTGAAGCGACTCAGCCGCGTTGCGCATGAAAACAGCGCATTTGTAAGGCTCATTCTTCATACACCTCATGGCAAAAGCTGCCGAGAGATAGAGAAAAAGGCGGGATTCATAGTCCAGCCGGTTGGTTTGCAACCAGTGATCATGAGGCGCGTCACTCTGTGCAAGATCCTTGGCCCGATTGAGGTCTTCCGCATACGCATCGCCAGCAAGCTTGGAATACAGTTCGCAAATTTCTTCCGCCAGGTACTCACGTTCTGATAAGGCAGACATGGCAACTCCCTTGCGTCACGCGCAGTTACGCCTCACTGTACATGAGGCACTGATAAAGAGCAATTAATCATTCTTATTCTTGAGCAACTTAATCACTACCAAAAGATTATTATATAAAAAATACTGCGTCAATAAAGTTTCTATTTTTTTGCGCTAAAAAATTATAACTAATTTGACTTGTTAAACATAAAAGTGGACTCAAAAGATATAGTATTTTTGTCACAAACGTGCTGTTGTACGTGAGTTCCAGGGGATTTTTGCAGATGGAAATCATATTTTTTTACTCAACTTACCGTTTGAACATTCAATTGTTACTTACTAAATTAGTAGTGTTTTTATTTATCTGAATATATTTACGATTATTTTAGCTTTAAGAGGTGCTTGTGGTTCAAGGCAGTATGGTCATCAGCAGTATTGGTGTTCCAACGCGTAGGACTGCCTGTAACAACAGGTCAAAACCCTGATGAAAGCGAAAACCAGCATAAAACTGCATATTTTATGTTGGGGGAATATAAGTATTTTTATTGTTGATATTATTTTCACAATCTGGGCTGCTCTCGCTGGCCCGAAAGTGCCCGTGCAGGGAGGCAGTGGTGCTGCGCTGTGGGCTGCCTGCGAGGGCCCGGCAAGGTAGGGCATCCGCATGGCAGCAGGCGCACGAGGGCTGCGAGGGGGCATCCGCATGGCAGCAGGCGGGCAAAGGCCTGCAAGGGGACACCTGCGTGGCAGCAGGCGCACGAGGGCTGCAAGGGAGCATCCGCCTGGCAGCAGGCGAAGAGGGCTGCAAGGGGGCATCCGCCTGGCAGCAGGCGAAGAGGGCTGCAAGGGGGCATCCGCCTGGCAGCGGGCGCGCGAAGGCATGCAAGTGGGGGATGACATAAGCGGGGAATAAAAAAGAAGCGCAGGGGGTTCCCTGCGCTTCTTGTATGCTATGTGTGGCCGTTCTAGCCGTTCAAATCAACCAGTATGGGGTTTTCTTCAAGTTCTTCAAGGAACTTGTCGGGGCGTTCCTTCTGATCCGGCACCACGATGTCGCCATTGACGTATTCGCGGTAGCCAGTTCCGGCGGGAATCAGGCGGCCAACAATGACGTTTTCCTTGAGGCCGCGCAGATAGTCCATCTTGCCCTTGAGGGAAGCCTCGGTCAGCACCTTGGTGGTTTCCTGGAAGGAGGCCGCCGAGATGAAGGAGGAGGTAGTCAAGGATGCCTGGGTGATGCCCAGCACCAGCGGTTCCGCAGTGGCGGGCTGACGCCCTTCTGCCATGGCCCTCTGGTTTTCCTGCCTGAACTCGCCCTTGTCGACCTGTTCACCCACCAGGAAGCTGGTGCCGCCCGAATCCAGAACCGTAACCTTTTTGAGCATCTGGCGCACGATGACTTCAATATGCTTGTCGTCAATGCCCACGCCCTGGAAGCGGTAGACTTCCTGAATTTCGTCCACCAGGTAACGGGCCAGGTATTTCTCGCCCCTGGTGCGCAGGATGTCGTGCAGTTCGGGGTAGCCTTCGGTCAGCGGGTCGCCGGCTTCCACAAAGTCGCCGTCGGCAGCGGTGATGTGCTTGCCCTTGGGCACCAGGTATTCCTTGGCTTCACCGATTTCAGGCGTCACCACAAGCTTGCGCTTGCCCTTGGATTCGCCTGCATAGGTGACTGTGCCGGATATTTCGGAAACAACGGCCATGTCCTTGGGCTTGCGCACTTCAAAGAGTTCGGCCACGCGGGGAAGACCACCCACGATGTCCTTGGTCTTTGCGGTTTCGCGCGGCTTACGGGCGATGATGTCACCGGCCTGGATGTTGTCGCCGTCCTTGACCATGATGATCGAGCCCACCGGCAGGCTGTAAATGGCCGCCGCGCCGCCGTGGCTGCGCTTCTTCACGTTGCCGTTGTCATCGCAGATGGAGATGGACGGGCGGAAGTTGGTGGTGCGGTATTCCATAATGGTCAAGCTGGCCTGACGGGTGATGTCGTCCACTTTTTCCTGAACGGTCTTGCCGTCGACGATGTCCGTAAAGCGCAGGGTACCTTCTTCTTCGCACACAAAGGGTTCGTTGAAGGGGTCCCATTCGGCCAGCACTGTACCCTTGGTCACTTCCTGACCATCGTGCACCAGCAGGCGTGCGCCGTTGGGCAGGATGTATTTTTCGCGTTCGCGGCCCTGGGCGTCCACAATGGCCAACTGGCCGCTCTTGCCCAGCACCAGGTACACGCCGTCCCTGTTGGTGACGGCCTTGACCCGGTTGAGGATGACGCGGCCGGTGTTGAGGGCTTCAAACTTGTTCTTTTCAATGGTGCTCGAAGCCGTACCACCGATGTGGAAGGTACGCATGGTCAGCTGCGTGCCGGGTTCGCCGATGGACTGGGCCGCAATGATGCCCACGGTTTCACCCGTGTTCACAAGGTGCCCACGGCCAAGGTCACGACCGTAGCAGAGGGCGCATATGCCGCGTTCGGCCTGGCAGGTAAGGGGCGAGCGCACCATGACGGAGGAAATGCCCTTGTCATTGATGAGCTGGGCCTCTTCTTCGCCAATAATGGTGTTTTCGGGCAGCAGGACTTTTTCCGCATCATCGGGGTCGTACACCGGGTAGAGCAGGGCGCGACCAATGATGCGTTCAGCCAGCGGCGTCTTGATGTCGCCGCCGTCCTTGAGGTGGGTCAGCTCGATGCCGTCCACCGTGCCGCAGTCGAGTTCGGACACAATGACGTCCTGCACCACGTCCACCAGACGGCGGGTGAGGTAACCGGAGTTGGCCGTCTTGAGGGCCGTGTCCGCGAGACCTTTACGTGCGCCGTGTGTGGAGGTGAAGTACTGCAACACCGACAGGCCTTCGCGGAAGGAAGACGTGATGGG harbors:
- a CDS encoding Rrf2 family transcriptional regulator, which translates into the protein MKLSAKTRYAARILLYLANNGFDKPVSSSLIASKTGISSQFIEQILRQLRLAGITGSVRGAKGGHILMRKPEDLTFGCIVRLMEGGIELSGCLEKPGNCSRFDACEVRKAWESLQATLDGVFESITLRDLMHDDRLLL
- a CDS encoding Rrf2 family transcriptional regulator yields the protein MRISTMSCHALHLLLCLSEQDQHMPASASELAACTGISEKFVQKIMRLLQSETIIKSVRGIAGGHMLARSPDSITLADIINAVEGGITLPGVNSEAPVGKAAFDVWDKAAMTLHNSLDAVTLSSVRKSAGFSPRQAAHRKQGHSVTRRPESEPGGTNAKAYSLGRQRCRKPKQDVASLTSI
- a CDS encoding two-component system response regulator, whose amino-acid sequence is MSQVLRQSNYQVSVASSCDESLHLVNSCKPDCIIFDVELQGTSGTILYSRLRRNSQTRDIPAIVCTNVGPRPICFGTGVPVLSKNCPGDVLLGAVSAAVAC
- the hmcF gene encoding sulfate respiration complex iron-sulfur protein HmcF — encoded protein: MSELLCTPTPVTTKEGILELLKDKAGAQYYSQMKEMKVDQAALARDLEQTCKSRTRTWLSVCAHCAMCADSCFFYRTNNNDPTQIPSYKIQATLGELLRRKGKVDTEFMIKCMDAAWGKCTCCNRCSVYCPHGIDTGVMFSYLRGILFKHGFIPWEMKIGSGMHRVYGAQMDVTEEDWLETCEWMVEEQQEEWPDLEIPVEKENADVMYVLNAREVKHYPEDIALAAILFSVTDTNWTVPSEGWENTSLSMFAGDWEGCAQNVKRIYAAVDRLKPKVVVGTECGHAHRATVVEGPYWAGRESGDPPVRFMHYVEWVAEMLRTGKLKIDPAKKIKVPCTLQDSCNYVRNHGLGSATREILSYIAEDFREMDPKSDHNFCCGGGGGLNGIGKYRQERNVGLKNKLDQIKATGAELVITPCHNCWDAIRDMMEVYEEHKIKWSFLKPLLAEMIIVPPHIRHNELE
- the hmcE gene encoding sulfate respiration complex protein HmcE gives rise to the protein MVDFITGPLFVISLVIFVVGMLARVFWYVNGLDWRLERVAYRYHANRSIAGIFASIFKWLIPGGTDGWRTQPVAAVLFFLLHFGAVLVPFFLLGHTVLLERYVGITLPSLPGTLADIFSVMSIVAIVLLAIRRMISPALRQLSNGGDWLILLLTFLPFATGLMARLDMSAYQSWMLAHVLSGELFLILAPFTKLSHIVLFFMSRAQIGMDFAIKRGGATRGGAFPW
- a CDS encoding cytochrome c3 family protein, translating into MQEKHIGLWITLPCLLFLTFGLVLSSGEAYGEERIPFTYPPFSAKKMPPVFFTHDQHIAYLADKGQDCTACHQMTDEGLAESFGNVRNVAPSKQMDYLHATCTECHVKLAKGPRLVDCRTCHSERIASENAANK